A stretch of DNA from Candidatus Ancaeobacter aquaticus:
CTTTGTCTGAAGTCTTTGCGATAGAACTCCCTGAATAATGTCCCCAGCCTTAATATATTCTTTTGTACGTCGAACAATTTCCTCGTATTTTGACTGTTCCATATTTGACTGTATTTCAAGTTTTCGCGGAACAGGATTCTCTTCAAGGATAGATATTGGCATGGGCTGGGCAATTTGTTCTAAGAGCTCTTCAATTTTTTTAATCGCCCCGTCATAAACATCCTCAGGTGTTTCATCGGGAGATATATATGCATTTGCAGTAACTTTTATCGTATGATTAACGTGATCAAATATCAAGATGGTATCAGTAAGCATAAAATAACAGTCAGGAATACCAACGGTATCTTTTTTCTCTATTTCTACCGTTTCAAAATACTTCACCATATCATATCCAACATAGCCCACTGCCCCGCCAAAAAAACGCGGTAAGGACTCGTTTTCTACCACACGGTACATAGCCATAATCTTTTTGAGTTCATCAAGCGGGTCAATCTTTGCCTCAAAACATGTCTTTCGGCCATGATCTACTATCTCAATGGCTTTACCAACACTGCGAAAGACTATTTTCGGGTTAATCCCGATGAATGAATACCGGGCTAACCGTTCACCGCCTTCAACGCTTTCAAGTAAAAAGGCATGCGATAAATCCTTGAAACGCAGAAATGATGAAACAGGCGTCTCCGTATCAGCAAGTATTTCCTTGTATACTGATATGAGATTGCCTTTTTTCGCTAATTCAATAAATGTGTTTTTGTCTGGATAATACATAGTTTAGTTCATGGTTAATCGTTCATACCCATAAAATTTAAGTAAATTTTTCTGGGTATTGTCCCCGCAGGGGATAGAAAAAAATAATGAACGAAATTAATAAACTTTTTTAGGATCGAAAACTTTCTTTCCGACAGTTTTAAATTCACCTTTTGTGTTAAGTTTTTTGAAGAAACATGTCCTGTAGCCTTCATGGCATGCTCCGCCAATTTGTTTTACTTTAATAAGAACCGTATCATTATCACAGTCGAAAAATATGCTTTTTACAGACTGTGTGTGCCCTGAACTCTCGCCTTTTAACCAATACTTTTTGCGTGATCGTGACCAGAAATGTGTCTTTTTTGTTTCAATGGTCTTTTCCAGCGAAGTTTCATTCATATAAGCAACCATAAGAACTTCATTTGTTTTATAGTCTTGAATAATCGCCGGGATCAACCCCTTATCATCATATTTTAATTTTTTTGTTATTTTCATAATCGTACACTTACTCCTTTCGATCGTAAGAATTCTTTCGTTTGTCTAATACTGTACTGCCCATAATGAAAAATCGAAGCGGCAAGAACCGCATCAGCTTTACCGTATTCTATTCCTTCCCATAAATGATCAAGAGTCCCTGCACCACCTGAGGCTATGACCGGTATCGAAACAGATTCTGATATCGCCTTAGTCAATTCAATATCATACCCTGATAATGTACCATCTTTATCCATACTCGTAAGCAAAATTTCTCCTGCACCGCGATCCTGCACCTCTTGCGCCCATTTCACCGCATCAATACCTTTAGGCGTACGGCCACCATGTGTATATACTTCCCATGAAGGCACAGCAGCACCCGCAACAGCTTTTGCATCAATTGCAACAACAATGCACTGCGAACCAAAACGCCGCGCCGCATTATTTATAAAGTCAGGATTATCAATAGCAGCTGTATTCATTGATACCTTGTCAGCACCGCTGCTTAATAATTCTTTAATATCGTCAATAGTCCGCACACCGCCGCCTACCGTAACCGGCATAAATGCACGTTCAGCAGTTCTTCGAACAACATCAAGTATAATTCCCCT
This window harbors:
- the trpE gene encoding anthranilate synthase component I, whose protein sequence is MYYPDKNTFIELAKKGNLISVYKEILADTETPVSSFLRFKDLSHAFLLESVEGGERLARYSFIGINPKIVFRSVGKAIEIVDHGRKTCFEAKIDPLDELKKIMAMYRVVENESLPRFFGGAVGYVGYDMVKYFETVEIEKKDTVGIPDCYFMLTDTILIFDHVNHTIKVTANAYISPDETPEDVYDGAIKKIEELLEQIAQPMPISILEENPVPRKLEIQSNMEQSKYEEIVRRTKEYIKAGDIIQGVLSQRLQTKIDCTSFDVYRALRSVNPSPYMYYLKFDDIDIVGSSPEMLVRCEKDAVTVRPIAGTFKRGKDDAEDNDLAEKLLADPKERAEHIMLVDLGRNDIGRVCEMGSVSVTDLMLIERYSHVMHIVSNVEGKLAEGKDQFDVLRAVFPAGTVSGAPKIRAMEIIEELEPTKRGPYAGAILYFGFSGNLDSCITIRTIVVKDNIAYIQAGAGIVADSVPEKEYQETLNKAGAMLKALEKAQMGGVSQ
- the hisI gene encoding phosphoribosyl-AMP cyclohydrolase is translated as MKITKKLKYDDKGLIPAIIQDYKTNEVLMVAYMNETSLEKTIETKKTHFWSRSRKKYWLKGESSGHTQSVKSIFFDCDNDTVLIKVKQIGGACHEGYRTCFFKKLNTKGEFKTVGKKVFDPKKVY
- the hisF gene encoding imidazole glycerol phosphate synthase subunit HisF; translated protein: MLTKRIIPCLDVKDGRVVKGTKFLNLRDAGDPVEIAAFYDKEGADELVFLDITASHEQRGIILDVVRRTAERAFMPVTVGGGVRTIDDIKELLSSGADKVSMNTAAIDNPDFINNAARRFGSQCIVVAIDAKAVAGAAVPSWEVYTHGGRTPKGIDAVKWAQEVQDRGAGEILLTSMDKDGTLSGYDIELTKAISESVSIPVIASGGAGTLDHLWEGIEYGKADAVLAASIFHYGQYSIRQTKEFLRSKGVSVRL